A region of the Deltaproteobacteria bacterium genome:
CAAAATTACGACGTCAAAATAATGACCTTTTTGTCGTGCGTCATAAAAGGCGAGCCCAAGTAGGCGAAACAATGCTGACCTCCGACTGTCTTAAAGAACGAGAAGCTTGTCTGCAAGCCCCTTCTTCGGCAGAATACCACTTTATGGAGATAGCGAAGGATATAAATATCTTGGTGGAGGCACTAGCAACGAAACCTAGCGTTTGGGCTGTGATTGTTAGCTACAACTCCTTTGACGATACCTGTGCTTGTGTAAGGTCGCTTTTAGCGAGCAGCTATGAAAATCTAATGGTGGTGGTTGTAGACAACAACTCGCCTGATGGTTCGGGCTTTATGCTTCAGAATGCGATAAGTAGCCCGCGCGTTAAGATAATTCGCAGTCCTGAAAATAACGGCTTTGCTGCCGGTAGCAACATTGGACTTCACTATGCAAGAAATTGTGGAGCCGAATTATTTTGGTTAGTCAATGCCGATGTCACCGTAGACAGTAATGCGCTTTTTCATCTAGTGGAATGTTTTGCCAATCATCCAGAGTGCGGTGCTGTAGGTAGTAAGGTATTGTATCCGCGTTTCTCTAAACGGCACAAACGCGAAAACGAAATCGTCAATTTGGATTTAATTTGGGGCGCTGGTGGAAAAGTTGATTTTTCCAAGCGAGAAGTTCAGATGCTGGGGTGGCGCGAGATCGATCAAGGACAGTACGATGATATGAGAGAGTGCGATTACTTGCCGGGCTGCTCACTAATGGTTTCTCGTTTAGCAATAGACAAGATAGGTTACTTACCCGAAATGTATTTTATGTATTTTGAGGAGACCGACTGGTGTACTCGGATGAGGGAGGAGGGTTTTAAGCTCCTCTATACACCGGAAAGCGTGGTGTGGCATGATTTTGATGAAGACGGCAAAAAGAGCAGTAACATGGTTTATTACTACAATAGGTCGACTATGTTATTTTGGCACAAGCACTCTCGCGGCATTAGTCGACTAAAATTTGTCTGTCGAGTGATGTTTAAGGATTTGTTGCGTGCGCAGCGAGCATTGAAGGCAGCCCGCAATGATGCCCAGCGCGAGATTTTTAGAGCGCACCGCGATAGTTGTATCGATTTTCTTTTAGGTCGAGTCGGTAGAAGGAGGACTGGCAGGTAGTTCAGTAGCGCTTTGATACAGGAGAGTGTTTTCTAGCCTTTGCTTGGAGGAAGTCCTATTATGAAGTGTTACAAATGGCGTATCAGCT
Encoded here:
- a CDS encoding glycosyltransferase family 2 protein; protein product: MLTSDCLKEREACLQAPSSAEYHFMEIAKDINILVEALATKPSVWAVIVSYNSFDDTCACVRSLLASSYENLMVVVVDNNSPDGSGFMLQNAISSPRVKIIRSPENNGFAAGSNIGLHYARNCGAELFWLVNADVTVDSNALFHLVECFANHPECGAVGSKVLYPRFSKRHKRENEIVNLDLIWGAGGKVDFSKREVQMLGWREIDQGQYDDMRECDYLPGCSLMVSRLAIDKIGYLPEMYFMYFEETDWCTRMREEGFKLLYTPESVVWHDFDEDGKKSSNMVYYYNRSTMLFWHKHSRGISRLKFVCRVMFKDLLRAQRALKAARNDAQREIFRAHRDSCIDFLLGRVGRRRTGR